One genomic window of Monodelphis domestica isolate mMonDom1 chromosome 1, mMonDom1.pri, whole genome shotgun sequence includes the following:
- the NPM3 gene encoding nucleoplasmin-3: MAAAENSLAFQAQESRARTGGSMKALSLRGLGPVTMDSFFFGCELSEQARSYTFKVEEEDDTEHVLALTMLSLTEDAKEECNVVEVVARNYDNEEIAIPVANLKLSCQPMLSLGDFPLQPPVTFRLKSGSGPVHVTGRHQIVSMEGSEFSEEDESEDRNPELLPILPAKKRQGRL; this comes from the exons ATGGCCGCCGCCGAAAACTCCCTGGCGTTTCAGGCACAGGAAAGCCGGGCCCGGACTGGGGGCAGCATGAAGGCCTTGAGCCTGCGGGGCCTGGGCCCTGTCACCATGGACAGCTTCTTCTTCG GTTGTGAGCTGTCCGAGCAGGCTAGGTCCTACACCTTCAAGGTAGAGGAGGAGGACGACACGGAACATGTGCTGGCATTGACCATG CTCAGCCTCACCGAAGATGCCAAGGAGGAGTGCAATGTGGTGGAGGTGGTGGCCCGGAACTATGACAATGAGGAGATTGCCATCCCGGTGGCCAACCTGAAACTGTCCTGCCAGCCCATG CTCAGCCTAGGAGACTTCCCACTTCAGCCTCCAGTGACCTTCCGACTGAAGTCCGGCTCAGGGCCTGTGCATGTCACCGGGAGGCACCAGATTG TGTCGATGGAAGGCAGTGAATTCTCAGAAGAGGATGAGAGTGAAGACCGCAATCCTGAACTGCTGCCCATTCTGCCTGCCAAGAAGCGTCAGGGAAGGTTATAA